Part of the Falco cherrug isolate bFalChe1 chromosome 1, bFalChe1.pri, whole genome shotgun sequence genome, GGCGGGGACATGGCGACGCGCGGGTGGCGGCCGTTGGCGGCGGCGATCGCTGCGGCACGtcccggcgggggcggccctgGGGCtgcaccggcaccggcaccggccgCCCCCACCGCGGCCGCGCTCTACGTGCACGTGAGCGGGGGACCGCGGGCTTGCACACGTGGGGGTGCACGGGGACCCCGGCCTTGGACACATGGGAGGAGGGACCCCGGCGCTTGCACTCATGGGGACACGTGCCCGGTCTGGGGCTTGCACACGTGGGAAGGTGCACGTGGGATGGCGGGGCTTGTACACGTGTGGGGGGCGGGGTTTGCACACATGTGGGTGCACATGGGGCTCGGGGGCTTGCACACGCTGTGGGGGGTGAATGTGGGACCTTGGGGCTTGCACACGTAGGGGGGCATGCAGGACCCTGGGGCTTGCGTGCTTCGGGGGGGTGTGCCAGCCTTGCACGCGCATGGGGCACACATAGGGCTCCCCTGCCACGCGCGTGTCGGGCGCTGAGGGGGTTCCCAAGCCATGCACATGAGGGGCAGCACCCGTGAGTCGCGCCCCTTGTGCGAGTGGGACAGGTGGGGAGTGCTGGGGCCCacccagggggctggggctgtccccCGAGTCGGGTGGGTGCCCAGGGGTGGGGTCACAGCCACCGCCACAGCACCCCATGCCCGCAGTGGCCCTACTGCCGCAAGCGCTGCTCCTACTGCAACTTCAACAAGTACGTGGTGCCGGCTGTGGATGAGGCGGCCGTGCGTGCCTGCCTGGTGCGGGAGGCGCGCACCTTGCTCCGCCTCAGCCAGGTGCAGAGGTGGGTGCATGGGGGGCTCCGGGGGGTGTGGGGCCCTTTGGTGCCCACCCACATCTTCCCTGCTGTCACCCTACAGTGTCACCTCCGTCTTCTTTGGTGGGGGCACCCCCAGCATGGCCAGCCCCAGCACTATTGCGGCGGTGCTGGAGGCTGTGGCGGGGGCTGCCCACCTCCCTGCTGGTGCCGAGGTCACGCTGGAGGCCAaccccagctccaccagcatACAGCGCCTGGCTGGCTTCAGGGCAGCCGGTGTCAACCGCCTCTCCGTTGGCGTCCAGGTGAGAGGGGCTCTCCCTCATTCCgtcccccacacccccccatgtcccctgcTGCCACTGTACTCCCTCCACAGTCGCTGGAtgatgctgagctgcagctgctgggccGGGAGCACACGGCGGCGGAGGCGCGGGGGGCCGTGGAGGCAGCGTGGGGACTCTTCCCTGGCCGAACCTCCCTTGACCTCCTCTTTGGGCTGCCGGGGCAGAGCCGGGATGCCTGGGCccaggggctggaggcagcgcTGGGGCTCTGCGACGACCACATCTCCCTATACCAGCTGACGCTGGAGCAGGGCACGGCACTGGCAGCACAAGTCTGGGGGGGAACCCTGCCCATGCCCCCCCAGGACCTCCTGGCTGACATGTACCTGACAGCCCGTGCCATGCTGGTGGCCGCTGGCTTCCGGCACTATGAGGTCTCCAATTTTGCAAGGAAGGTGGGTGTCCCCCCATACCATGCCCCACTGTGCCATGCCACCCCCCACAGCAGGCTCAGCCCCCCCTCACCCCATGCAATGCTCCCCCCCAGGGCGCCCTCAGCACCCACAACCTCTCATACTGGCGGGCTGAGCAGTACATCGGCGTGGGGCCGGGTAAGCTGGGGTGacagggggctggtgggggggcATGCATGGCCCTGTGTGCCCCCTGAACTCTGTTGTGCCCCGCTGCTGTTGCAGGGGCACACGGGCGGTTTGTGCCGTGGGGTGAGGGTGGCTGCAGCCGGGAGGCCCGTGTCCAGACACTGGAGCCTGGCGCCTGGATGCGGGAggtgcagagccaggggcaTGGCACCAGGAGGCGGGTGGTGCTGAGCCCCCTGGAGCAGTGAGTATCGgggtgcccccctccccctgccacctcccctgcgtgctgccctgcagctctccGTGTGCCCGCAGGCTGGAGGAGGTGCTCGCCCTGGGACTGCGCACAGACGAGGGCATCACGCACGAGGTGAGGAGCCAGCCTGGGGACACCCGGCACCCTAACAGCCATCGCTGAGGTCACACTTCACCCTGTGCCCACAGCGCTGGGGGCAGTTCTCCCCCCACCTCAGCCTGCAGGCCGCGTTCGGGGCGCCGGGGGAGGCGAGGAcgctgcaggagcagggctggctggtcCTGGATGGCGGGTGAGCCCCGGGGTGCCGTGGCGGCTGGGGGTCCCGTCCAGCACCGGGGCTCAGCCGCCGCTTTGTCCCCAGCGGCCTGCGGTGCACGTGGGAGGGCCTGGCCCTGCTGGACTCGCTGCTGCCCGacctgctctgccagctgcagcaccgCTGGGCCCCGGGAGCCgcgcccggcggcggcagcggggccccGAGGAGGAGCCCGACGGGGGACGGCGCCGCGGGGCCCAGCGGGGTCGCGGAGGTTGTCAGCGGCGGCGGTGGAGAATAAAGTGCGAGAGCTGGGTGCTGGCGGGGGGCGTGGGGTGGGCACCGGCGGGCGGCCCCTCACGGCCGCAGCCGCCCGGTCCAGGCCGCTGCCGCCCTGCGCATGCGCGGGGCTCGGCCGtagcggggcgggcggccggggtGCCTCTCCTCTCTCCGGAAGTGGTGCCgcagggcggcggcgggctgCGCCGCTCTAGGCGGCGCGGGCGGCTTCTCTGTGGTGCGCGGACGGGGTTGCCATGGCGCCCGGGCGCGGAGCCGGCCGGCGGGATGCAGCGGCGGTGCTGGGGGCCCGGCGGGacccccggcccggctccccccCGGGTACGGCCCCTcgccgggcgcggcggcggcggggccccgggCCTGGCTTGTCCCCTCAGCTTAGACGGGGCCTCGCTCTCACGGCCTGGGGATCCCGCCGCTCCCGAGCCGGCCATCGGCGCCGCCACCGACAGCCCTTTCCCGGCGCAGCGCCCCCcccttttgttattttattattttattaaccTGGAAGGGGTCCACGCGTGTCAAGGAGCCAGTCTCAGCTGGAGGGGCTTGCAGGTTAAGGGGAGAAAGACCCCCGCggtggggctgccccagctgcgGCCTTGCCCCACTGCGGCCTGTGCCCCACTGCGGCCTGTCCCCCGCTCTGCAGGGGTTTGCTGTTTTAACAGCTATTTGGGAAAATGGCTGTAGGAGCCTCTGGAATCCCGATGGATTGCTGTCCGGGTTGTGCTTCGTGAACGTCGTGCAGCTCTGCCGGGGAGCTGTGTGCTTGCACTTGCAGCCGGAGTAGAAACTTTCCAGGAATTTGCTCTACCTGCGGGAAGCAGGGGCTGTATTTATCTCATCCGTTCTCTCTCATTGAGAATAAAGCGTGAGACAGTTGAATCCTAGTGACCTACTTTGGTCCTCGTAGCTTCTGAGAGTTTCATTTTCCAATAACAAGAGATGCTGAATTTAATTGCTCTGTgcaaccttaaaaaaaccacccaaaacatAGTTCAGCTGGAAATTAATAACCAGGCTGAAAGAGGAAGATGGGGTTTCCTTGGGAGACTGAAGAGGAGGTCTCTTCATCTCTTTTTTCAgacaagaaggaaaaggcaTGTGAGCTGTCCTCCTCAACAATTGCAGAAGAGCCTGAGCCTGTTTCGTGTGTTCTGCAAGGAGATGACATCCAGGCGCTTGCAATTAAGATGGAGGACCTGGagaaagtatgtatttttactgACAGTAGCAGCTACCTTAACTGACACCCTCCTTTCATGTTGTGTGTTTAATGGAGGGTTGCTGTCCATTTACTCAAACCAAAACCCGCTCTTGGAGTTCAGCTCTCATTCTGTTTTGTCTGTCCTGCTTTTTATGACTTGTCAGATCATCAGGTTCAGTTGCTAAAAGTAAAGGATTATTGATCCTTACACAGTCTTTTCAAATGGAAGAATAAGTCGTCTGCCTCTTCAAAATTATGTTTCCAACTTTCTGTTCTAATAAGACACGTAAGTTGTTTAGTAACTATAGTGGTGTCCCTTCCAAAACTCAGGTCGAACTATGTGAGCGGAGGCATTTGACACCAAGTGACAGCAGAAAACTATTGGGAAAATGATTTAAACCTCTTATTTTCCCTGCCCCAGTTATAAAGCAGAGTCCAGAAGAGTCAGACAGTAACTAAGCTGGTATCTCTGTGGTCGTGTAACATGACTCTTAGGGGAGGAACAGCCTGTACTGATACGACTTCTCTGTGTATCCTAGAAGGATGAGAAGGAATGAAGGTGAATCAGTATGTACCTAATTGCATTGTGACTGTTTATCTTTTAAAGCTCCATGCTCCACACCTTCCCCATGATGCTGGAAGAACGCCAGTTAGGAAGAAATACCTCATTCGAAAATACCGACCCAAGGAAACAAAGAAGGTGGCACATTTTCTCGTAGCATATCCTGCTTTCCCAAAGGCACCCAGGGAACCACTGACCTTTTCTGGTAGGGTTCAACTTCACATCCTGtcttggggttttggttttgcaaagGCTAGCTTCGGTGACGTGgctctgggttgtttttttgtgttgtagGACCAGGACTGTTTGGTGATGGCTGCAAAGAGATTCTCCCCCATCACATTTTGGGAAGTCTCCAGGAGTTCAGGATGGAAGCCTTGGCCAGGGGAAACACTCAGGTTGGTTTGTAAAGTTActaaaatgctgctgtgcagcacttTTCTAGAGATGGAGTGCAGTGCCTTTCAGTGCTTTTTGGCACCTGTCAGGAACAGGTCAGGCCTGAGGTGTGGTCTTCCCAGCCTGTCATACTCTGTGGGGAGGGCTTGCCTCCAGACGAACTGCACCAGCAGGTTTTGAAGTTCTGTGTGCAGGACGAGGTCATGGAGGGAACAATTACAGAGGCTTCCTCTTCCAGATGTGCTTCTGCTGATTGCGTCAGGCTTGCAAGGGAAGAGCTGGTGTTGCAGCAACATGGTTGCTGGAGTCTATTCAGATAAATCCTTCCATTGTTTCTGAGTGTGGTCCTAGTGAcctgttttttttgtttgagtgaTAAAGTACTGTCAATCTGATGaattcttttctcctcccttctcctgTTCTCATTGTAGTAGCCATGTGTGCATGAAGAGGttaaattcatttttcctttctcttcagaTAGCAGATTTTATTGAGGTTTCTTGTCCAGCTGTTACTGCGGCAGCTTTAAAAGAGGAACATGGAggagtgaagaagaaaaaggttcatCAGAACCCACTAGCAAAGCACAAAGCTCTCCAGAACTGGCACCATAATATGGCAATCAGGAAAAAGCAGGAGCGATACCTAGGAGGTGAGAGAAGCTGAGGCCTGTGAAATTTTGTGTACAGATGGGGGAGTTTGATGGCACCACAACAAACTGTAATGATCCTAGCTGACAGGGGTTAATCCTGTTGCCATTGCAGTCTAATTCCATGTTCTCAGAGCTCCTCATGCTCTGGTGCTAGTGGCcatgggtgctgtggggaggTTCTGATTGGGGAAAGGACAGTGGATTTGGTGAGGGACAGTGAAAGGGGGTTACTCGTGAACAATAGTAGTGGTAAAGGGTGTGCCCAGAAGAAGTGCAGCACCAATGATTTGATGCTTCTCTACAGAAATTCTTCAGAGGCCAGAGAATGAATTGCTGATGAGCGTCTCAGAGGATTACAGGCAAATCCAGGAAGAACGTGACCTCATTGACCGGAGTCTCCCTGCCCTGTTTCCTGGAAAGGTGAGCGCCCAACTTCCTTTGCATCCCGATTGCTCTGTTCTTGTGAAAGAGCTAAGACACTGGTATTATGAGTAACGTCTCTGAAGACCTATAATTATTTATCAAAGCCACTCTGCGTCCTTCAGCCTAGTGTGCAAGCAGAGCTTTCAGTGACTTAAAAAACTTGAACTGTGCTATCTGTACGAGTCAGATGGAAGTGGTGGTGTGCTTTGGCTAATTGCTAACGAACTGCTGTACATGGGCAAGTGCCATTTCTTGATTCTCATCAAAAGCTGTCATGCACTGGGGAGTGGCATGGGGACATGCTGCACTTGCTGTTCCAGGGACAGAAAGATCCGATAGCTTCAGGCTTGAATTTTCGTGATTACCACGCGGAAAGGGGTATGAGTAAGTTAGGAGGAATATGAGAATATCctatgttaaaattatttttttacatttatagcACTAtaaaagaattttcatttgtgtgaggtgttattttaatattgttcaACCTTCATGTAGTGCTAGACATAAGAAAGTTTTTTTGTCTCTGGCAGCAGCTTGATAGAAATCTTGGCTTGCTCTGCAGAAAGTGATAATTTATAgactttcaaaatgtttgtatAAGCAGAGTTAGACTCCTTCTTTTGAGCTTCTGGTCCCTGTGAAAATAGCAGGCAGTCGTGTGCCTCAGAAAGTGTCAGTGGAAGCCTTGTTTTCTGCCCTAGGGCTATCGAAGAGGAAGCGAGTTCTGGAGCCAGCCTGAGCGTATTGGAGATGAATTTACTGGTGTGACAATGACACTGACTCAGACAGAACGTGGCCACCCAGAGCCAGTCACTCGTGTGGGGAAACCCCACACTGTCCGGATGGAAACGAGTAAGGGAACGGTGCAGAGGTGATCCCACAGAAATGGGGTACGAGtgtggagggagcagcagaatGAAACTGTGACTCCTGCGAGTACAGAATCTCACATTATAGTTGTCCCTTCTGATCAGTGCAGTGCAAGCTACTTCCCAGTTAATCTGTTGGGTCTCCACTTtaaaacaggccaaagtctggCAGAGAATGAAATTAATAGGCCTGTGGGTGTGTAGTCAGTGAGCACTTGTGTGGGTATTTCCACAGGTCTGAAGCCTCCAAAGACGATCCCTTTCCGTTTAACCTGGGATAAGAGTCTTTTCCTGAAACATCGACGGCAGGAGCTAAAATCTGTCCTAGAGGAGCTAGATGTTTATAAGCCGGTAAGACCAGAGGAGTAAGGACATTCTTTGCATCTCTCATCTCTTGTCAGTAACTTTATGTAGAGTAACATAAAATTGCCAAGAACCAGATCTGAAAAAGCATTAGGAATTTAAAACTTTGCCCCACAGTACTTTTCTTGCAAGTTACCACATTTCCAAAGGATCACACCCATGAAATTGTTGTCTGGCCTCCGTAAGTGTTCGTGGAGTGGTCTAGTAACCTCAGAACAGGACCCCAAACCAGCAGCATGCAGTTGCCAAACCTAGGCAATAAAAAACCTCTGCCAAATACTGGTGTAGGACTTTGCTTTAGTGCCTCAGGGTAGAAAGAAGACACCTTTACCCATGTAGATGACATGCATCTGAAATAATCTCCTGAAGGCAGGTGCAGGTAGCCCCTCCTCTAGAAACTGAACAAACCTCACCTTTCTTTCTGAAGGCTGGCTCTGGGGGTGAGAAATGTGTGTGAAAGAGACTTTTCCCATCTATGCATCATTTGTAGTGGGGAATGCAGTCATCTAGGATTCTTGGGAAACCCAGAACTGATTCCTTCCTGTGTCTCTTGAACATTCATGGGATACCTCTAAAAACCTTTGTAGGAGCAAGATATTTCAGCTTCACTGTACTTGACTCAGTACATTTGCCTGGTATTTTAACTACTTTTCTAtacaaaaagagaaactgtgttggtcatttttctttgtgtccAGGATTTGGATGGACTGGAGGTGATCGGTAAAGGGCAGCCTTTCACATCTGTCTCAACAGAGCCTTTCCCATGTTCCACCACTTCTGAAGAGTCTGAGACCCTGTAAGTTTTACTTCATGgcagaaataaagaattttgGGTGTGCACCACCAGTCTATAAGGGTATCCTTAGTCATTCTCCTCCAGAATGGAGAGGAGTCTCCACTGGGGCACAATAAAAGGCATATTCTAATATTCCCCAGATCTAGGAATGAAGCAGTTCCTTTGTGCCTTAAGGCCTTGTGCCTAAGGAGCAAGAAtcagaaggggttttttttggggacCTTCCTCCAGTCTTCCCTCTGGGTGGCTCCAGAGCTTACATCAGGCAGGGTGGGAGTTCTGCTCTAAATTACCTTCATCTGGTCGTCTCTTTCCAGCCTTCCACTTCCATCattaatttgcctttttgtcCTGTCCATCTGTAATGGGCATGACCTGAGGGCCTGTCCTCCTTATTCAGTCAGGTACCCTCAGCCTTCTTTAGGCATGTATGGTTCCTTAATATTCTGGCTGTCCAGTCCTCCATGATGGTGACAAGTAGCTAGCTGGAATTTACCACATCTGCTGGGCTGTGTCCCTGGAGAGATGGCTATGTGGAAAAGCATTAGCTGGGATTATTTATTATGACGTCTTGTCAATCCCCCTTGGTTCTCCCCTCTCTGAATGTGGGTATCACTCCACAAAAatgctggcttttgttttctttagcagTGATCCCTTGAGGGACTACCCCGACGTGGTTCCAGAAGCAGTACGGGGTCCATCTTTAGAGTTCTGCGGCCAGCCTGCTCGTTGGATCAACTGCACCGCTTCTTGCAGGgtagctgtgctttttttattgtttagtCAAGCTAAGCGTACTCGAGTTCCCAAGTCGCAGCTGTACAATGACTGTCACTCCCAGGCCAGAGAATGGTGGATTTATTCGGAGCATAATAGAGCATCCCTGTGTTTGCTCCAGAGAGATCTAGAAACAGAAGGGGTTGCTCTGTCTGTGGTGTGAAGCTCGGATTCCCAGGCGCTCTCTGTATAATGGCCACTTTATTGGACCTGCCTTACAAGTTCTCCTACCAAGGCTCAGCCCCTTATCTGTGGCATGACTTCAGGCAAAATAAACCCTGCCAGACAGAGTAGAAGTTGTTAccttttgtcttttcctcttccttgtaGGATGAAATTGGCATTGCTGCCCGGCTCACCTTTGAGACCCTGGCTGGTGAGAAAGCTGAAAGCTCCCTGACAGTGAGCAATGATGGCACAGCTGCCATCTGGTATAACTGGATGAGGCTTCCCCAGCAGATTCCTTCCAGAGAAACCAAGGGGAAGAGGATGCAGTGCTTTTACTTTGATACCAGACCAGGTATGAGCGCTGCTGATCTCCAGGGCCTTTGTGCAGACAGCAGAGAGCACGTATTCCGGAGTTATCTGAGATGTGGAGTCTGACTAATAGCAGAGCGAGCCTGTTGGGTGATTCTCCTTAGGAAGCCACCCTGGGTGTCAGAGCTGACTCACACTAAAAGAGATGTGTGAGGCAGATCCCTCTCATGGGACTCAAAGGAACGGAGGTTGCTCCTACTCTGTTAAATGGGTGGAATATTGAGAAGTTAATCGCTTTTTGATGGCCAACTAGGCATAATCTGCCAGAGAGGGTACTGAGCTCGCTATAAAAGGAGCGTGCAGTGGAACTAGCACCCATTCAGTAACATGGCGACTGGGAGTAAatctggaaggagaaaaatggaTGAAGTCTGGCAGCCAGCTAAGCTGTGGGGAGAGTCTCATACAGAGATAAGGACATTCAGGGTGGGGTTGGAAAAGGGTCAAGTTAACCAGGTGGCTTCCTGCAGaccaatgcatttttctgtcttatttCAGGTGTGATTTTGCCTGGAGAAACTaggaagtttttctttcttttcaagtcaGAGGTAGCAGGCATTTTCAGCGAGTCCTGGGAATTTAGGACACATCCTCTATTATTAGgaggagctctgctgcaggtgaCCCTTTGGGGAATTGCTGTGTATGAGGATAAATTGGCTGACCTCCGAGAGAAACTGGAGGTAACCAAGCATGTAACTGAGTAACTGTGAGCTTTGAACTTAATATGCAAACAGAGGATAAGGGTAGGAGTGGATGACGTGGTAGTTTTATTGCTATACAGTTAGGGCTGAGAGCGAgatgattatttatttacagaagatCTGTACATACTTGAGCAGGTTTGCTTAATAAAATGTAAGAACTCTGCAGTCTATTGTAATGTTGTTAATAAAGACATGATTG contains:
- the RSAD1 gene encoding radical S-adenosyl methionine domain-containing protein 1, mitochondrial isoform X3 yields the protein MAPGRGAGRRDAAAVLGARRDPRPGSPPDKKEKACELSSSTIAEEPEPVSCVLQGDDIQALAIKMEDLEKLHAPHLPHDAGRTPVRKKYLIRKYRPKETKKVAHFLVAYPAFPKAPREPLTFSGPGLFGDGCKEILPHHILGSLQEFRMEALARGNTQIADFIEVSCPAVTAAALKEEHGGVKKKKVHQNPLAKHKALQNWHHNMAIRKKQERYLGEILQRPENELLMSVSEDYRQIQEERDLIDRSLPALFPGKGYRRGSEFWSQPERIGDEFTGVTMTLTQTERGHPEPVTRVGKPHTVRMETSLKPPKTIPFRLTWDKSLFLKHRRQELKSVLEELDVYKPDLDGLEVIGKGQPFTSVSTEPFPCSTTSEESETLSDPLRDYPDVVPEAVRGPSLEFCGQPARWINCTASCRDEIGIAARLTFETLAGEKAESSLTVSNDGTAAIWYNWMRLPQQIPSRETKGKRMQCFYFDTRPGVILPGETRKFFFLFKSEVAGIFSESWEFRTHPLLLGGALLQVTLWGIAVYEDKLADLREKLESDLAAREGAAIVEESLKELLAHVRTPERTPSPVGACVTEEELFHWKNPELHYQHRVVKQLHELWRQHVTVPSAFEEKVPLGRRSTAEDVQYQESTSEALPAHRSTAKVPGWKKTGEQAQSQMPSMEEEEPGPLEWNLSFGDFKQAIKSIPEEEQREEALTQLNKAALELCVEQRPTQSNILHQTCLQLWRETVDGLVSHSLRLRSLLGLPEKDAYVDVVPGETVEVKQSIKGGKEDRITTRKEERRSFGVKEKEGKKRTTKTAGKEREERPSSRKLKVEDEKKLKSPTSWQEVKEGAQPVEAVTTDRVETPQEQVDPLSFGTYQEKLYIEVYGLLDSMVSKMVSLFEELEKKGALKWESEALCN
- the RSAD1 gene encoding radical S-adenosyl methionine domain-containing protein 1, mitochondrial isoform X4, producing the protein MEDLEKLHAPHLPHDAGRTPVRKKYLIRKYRPKETKKVAHFLVAYPAFPKAPREPLTFSGPGLFGDGCKEILPHHILGSLQEFRMEALARGNTQIADFIEVSCPAVTAAALKEEHGGVKKKKVHQNPLAKHKALQNWHHNMAIRKKQERYLGEILQRPENELLMSVSEDYRQIQEERDLIDRSLPALFPGKGYRRGSEFWSQPERIGDEFTGVTMTLTQTERGHPEPVTRVGKPHTVRMETSLKPPKTIPFRLTWDKSLFLKHRRQELKSVLEELDVYKPDLDGLEVIGKGQPFTSVSTEPFPCSTTSEESETLSDPLRDYPDVVPEAVRGPSLEFCGQPARWINCTASCRDEIGIAARLTFETLAGEKAESSLTVSNDGTAAIWYNWMRLPQQIPSRETKGKRMQCFYFDTRPGVILPGETRKFFFLFKSEVAGIFSESWEFRTHPLLLGGALLQVTLWGIAVYEDKLADLREKLESDLAAREGAAIVEESLKELLAHVRTPERTPSPVGACVTEEELFHWKNPELHYQHRVVKQLHELWRQHVTVPSAFEEKVPLGRRSTAEDVQYQESTSEALPAHRSTAKVPGWKKTGEQAQSQMPSMEEEEPGPLEWNLSFGDFKQAIKSIPEEEQREEALTQLNKAALELCVEQRPTQSNILHQTCLQLWRETVDGLVSHSLRLRSLLGLPEKDAYVDVVPGETVEVKQSIKGGKEDRITTRKEERRSFGVKEKEGKKRTTKTAGKEREERPSSRKLKVEDEKKLKSPTSWQEVKEGAQPVEAVTTDRVETPQEQVDPLSFGTYQEKLYIEVYGLLDSMVSKMVSLFEELEKKGALKWESEALCN